One genomic window of Cinclus cinclus chromosome 6, bCinCin1.1, whole genome shotgun sequence includes the following:
- the PPP2R5C gene encoding serine/threonine-protein phosphatase 2A 56 kDa regulatory subunit gamma isoform isoform X2: MLTCNRAGSRMVVDAANSNGPFQPVALLHIRDVPPADQEKLFIQKLRQCCVLFDFVSDPLSDLKWKEVKRAALSEMVEYITHNRNVITEPIYPEVVHMFAVNMFRTLPPSSNPTGAEFDPEEDEPTLEAAWPHLQLVYEFFLRFLESPDFQPNIAKKYIDQKFVLQLLELFDSEDPRERDFLKTTLHRIYGKFLGLRAYIRKQINNIFYRFIYETEHHNGIAELLEILGSIINGFALPLKEEHKIFLLKVLLPLHKVKSLSVYHPQLAYCVVQFLEKDSTLTEPVVMALLKYWPKTHSPKEVMFLNELEEILDVIEPSEFVKVMEPLFRQLAKCVSSPHFQVAERALYYWNNEYIMSLISDNAAKILPIMFPSLYRNSKTHWNKTIHGLIYNALKLFMEMNQKLFDDCTQQFKAEKLKEKLKLKEREEAWVKIENLAKSNPQYPTYSDTSLLNSPVAMETDGPLIEDLQTLKKTVKEEACQAQKDQKKDRPLVRRKSELPQDIYTMKALESHCRADELISHDGH, from the exons aTGTTCCTCCAGCGGatcaagaaaagctttttatCCAGAAGTTACGACAGTGTTGTGTACTTTTTGACTTTGTTTCTGATCCACTAAGTGACCTAAAGTGGAAGGAAGTAAAACGAGCAGCTTTAAGTGAAATGGTAGAATATATCACACACAATCGCAATGTGATTACGGAACCTATTTACCCTGAAGTAGTACATATG TTTGCAGTTAATATGTTTCGAACATTACCACCATCTTCCAATCCAACGGGAGCAGAATTTGATCCAGAGGAAGATGAACCAACCTTAGAAGCTGCTTGGCCTCATCTACAG CTTGTTTATGAATTTTTCTTAAGGTTTTTAGAATCTCCAGATTTTCAACCCAATATAGCTAAGAAATATATTGATCAGAAGTTTGTATTACAG CTTTTAGAGCTCTTTGACAGTGAAGATCCTCGTGAAAGAGATTTTCTTAAAACAACTCTTCACAGAATATATGGGAAATTCTTAGGCTTAAGAGCGTACATCCGGAAAcaaattaataatatattttatag GTTTATTTATGAAACAGAGCATCACAATGGCATAGCAGAATTACTGGAAATACTGGGAAG TATAATTAATGGATTTGCCTTACCATTAAAAGAAGAGCACAAAATATTCCTATTGAAGGTTTTGTTACCATTGCACAAAGTGAAATCACTCAGTGTCTACCATCCACAG CTGGCATACTGTGTAGTTCAGTTTTTAGAAAAGGACAGCACACTTACAGAACCG GTGGTAATGGCACTGCTGAAATACTGGCCAAAGACTCACAGTCCAAAAGAAGTCATGTTTTTAAATGAACTAGAAGAAATTTTAGATGTTATTGAACCATCTGAATTTGTTAAAGTTATGGAACCTCTCTTCAGACAGCTAGCCAAATGTGTGTCCAGTCCACACTTTCAG GTTGCAGAGCGAGCATTATACTACTGGAATAATGAATATATTATGAGTTTAATTAGTGATAATGCAGCAAAGATTTTACCCATCATGTTTCCATCCTTGTACCGGAATTCAAAGACGCATTGGAATAA GACAATACATGGCTTGATATACAATGCTCTGAAACTCTTCATGGAGATGAACCAAAAACTGTTCGATGACTGCACACAGcaatttaaagcagaaaaactgaa agagaagCTAAAATTGAAGGAACGGGAAGAAGCATGGGTTAAAATAGAAAATCTAGCCAAATCAAATCCCCAG tACCCAACATACAGTGACACGAGTTTGCTGAACAGTCCTGTTGCAATGGAAACAGACGGGCCTTTAATTGAAGATTTGCAGACGCTGAAAAAGACAGTGAAAGAAGAGGCTTGTCAG gcaCAAAAAGATCAGAAAAAAGATCGTCCTCTTGTGCGACGCAAGTCAGAACTGCCTCAGGATATCTATACCATGAAAGCCTTGGAATCACATTGCAGAGCTGATGAATTAATATCACATGATGGGCATTAA